A single Opisthocomus hoazin isolate bOpiHoa1 chromosome 1, bOpiHoa1.hap1, whole genome shotgun sequence DNA region contains:
- the TNFRSF1A gene encoding tumor necrosis factor receptor superfamily member 1A isoform X1 — MWQYVVTLKQTIKNVILTFVCMLTKESVEISPVPYTLQVHRAALDGRDPSNPVRREKRQVQCHLGQYLHPRETHCCMRCHAGTYKEKDCDQPDQAPVCLPCANGTFTAVDNTMSKCFQCTRCRAEFQQIVESPCTPKQDTVCGCRKNQYQIGLSDLFQCRNCSSCVNGIIANCSKDRDTICRCKPGFFLTLNNVCKSCNSCTGEDCLQCHSPVTTSPTSSGLNGNLVLGIIVAIFGVISVLYIVNKVVKLVQKNGIASSFYSCVSLPQTTKEPVSEVEVRKSEICILLPESQKETELSVNATPPPAPPPQSSQELPDCVRPARRTQLPDNPVILYTVVDHVLPSRWKEFVRRLGLSDYDLERTEMEHRCFRDAQYEMLRLWKLQMGHAATVEHISCVLNQMELSGCSEAIQEALLNQNSPQPCSLHRHL, encoded by the exons GTTATCCTGACATTTGTCTGCATGTTGACGAAGGAATCTGTAGAAATTTCTCCAGTGCCATATACACTGCAAGTCCATCGGGCAGCTTTGGATGGAAGAGACCCCTCTAACCCCGTGAGGAGAGAAAAGAGGCAGGTGCAGTGTCATCTGGGACAATACCTACATCCCAGAGAGACGCACTGCTGTATGAGGTGCCATGCAG GTACCTACAAAGAAAAAGACTGTGATCAGCCTGACCAGGCACCTGTCTGTCTTCCGTGTGCTAATGGCACGTTCACAGCTGTTGATAACACCATGTCTAAATGTTTCCAGTGTACACGTTGCCGTGCAG aaTTCCAGCAGATAGTAGagtccccctgcaccccaaagcAAGATACCGTGTGCGGTTGTCGGAAGAATCAATATCAGATTGGCCTGTCCGATCTCTTCCAGTGTAGGAACTGCAGCTCCTGTGTCAATGGGATTATTGCCAACT GTTCAAAGGACAGAGACACAATTTGCAGGTGCAAGCCTGGATTCTTCCTGACACTTAATAATGTTTGCAAGTCTTGCAACAG CTGCACTGGAGAAGACTGCTTGCAGTGTCATAGCCCAGTGACTACCTCACCGACTTCATCTGGGCTGA ATGGGAACCTTGTCCTTGGCATCATCGTTGCAATATTTGGAGTTATCTCTGTCCTCTACATTGTAAATAAAGTAGTGAAGCTGGTTCAGAAAAATGGGATAGCATCATCTTTCTACTCCTGTG tttcTTTGCCACAGACAACCAAGGAACCAGTATCTGAG GTTGAGGTAAGAAAAAGTGAAATTTGCATCCTTCTTCCCGAGTCCCAGAAGGAAACAGAATTGTCAGTGAATGCAACACCACCACCTGCGCCTCCGCCGCAAAGTTCGCAGGAGTTACCAGACTGTGTGAGACCTGCCAGGAGGACGCAGCTTCCAGACA aCCCTGTTATTCTCTACACTGTGGTGGATCACGTACTGCCATCTCGGTGGAAAGAGTTTGTGAGGCGTCTGGGTCTGAGCGACTATGATCTAGAGCGAACTGAGATGGAGCATCGGTGTTTTCGAGACGCCCAGTATGAAATGCTTAGACTGTGGAAACTGCAGATGGGCCATGCTGCAACTGTGGAGCACATCAGCTGTGTTCTCAACCAGATGGAGCTGAGTGGCTGCAGTGAAGCTATTCAAGAGGCTTTGTTGAACCAGAACTCTCCACAACCTTGCAGCCTCCACAGACATCTTTAA
- the TNFRSF1A gene encoding tumor necrosis factor receptor superfamily member 1A isoform X2 gives MRGPVLPCGSLGTVILTFVCMLTKESVEISPVPYTLQVHRAALDGRDPSNPVRREKRQVQCHLGQYLHPRETHCCMRCHAGTYKEKDCDQPDQAPVCLPCANGTFTAVDNTMSKCFQCTRCRAEFQQIVESPCTPKQDTVCGCRKNQYQIGLSDLFQCRNCSSCVNGIIANCSKDRDTICRCKPGFFLTLNNVCKSCNSCTGEDCLQCHSPVTTSPTSSGLNGNLVLGIIVAIFGVISVLYIVNKVVKLVQKNGIASSFYSCVSLPQTTKEPVSEVEVRKSEICILLPESQKETELSVNATPPPAPPPQSSQELPDCVRPARRTQLPDNPVILYTVVDHVLPSRWKEFVRRLGLSDYDLERTEMEHRCFRDAQYEMLRLWKLQMGHAATVEHISCVLNQMELSGCSEAIQEALLNQNSPQPCSLHRHL, from the exons GTTATCCTGACATTTGTCTGCATGTTGACGAAGGAATCTGTAGAAATTTCTCCAGTGCCATATACACTGCAAGTCCATCGGGCAGCTTTGGATGGAAGAGACCCCTCTAACCCCGTGAGGAGAGAAAAGAGGCAGGTGCAGTGTCATCTGGGACAATACCTACATCCCAGAGAGACGCACTGCTGTATGAGGTGCCATGCAG GTACCTACAAAGAAAAAGACTGTGATCAGCCTGACCAGGCACCTGTCTGTCTTCCGTGTGCTAATGGCACGTTCACAGCTGTTGATAACACCATGTCTAAATGTTTCCAGTGTACACGTTGCCGTGCAG aaTTCCAGCAGATAGTAGagtccccctgcaccccaaagcAAGATACCGTGTGCGGTTGTCGGAAGAATCAATATCAGATTGGCCTGTCCGATCTCTTCCAGTGTAGGAACTGCAGCTCCTGTGTCAATGGGATTATTGCCAACT GTTCAAAGGACAGAGACACAATTTGCAGGTGCAAGCCTGGATTCTTCCTGACACTTAATAATGTTTGCAAGTCTTGCAACAG CTGCACTGGAGAAGACTGCTTGCAGTGTCATAGCCCAGTGACTACCTCACCGACTTCATCTGGGCTGA ATGGGAACCTTGTCCTTGGCATCATCGTTGCAATATTTGGAGTTATCTCTGTCCTCTACATTGTAAATAAAGTAGTGAAGCTGGTTCAGAAAAATGGGATAGCATCATCTTTCTACTCCTGTG tttcTTTGCCACAGACAACCAAGGAACCAGTATCTGAG GTTGAGGTAAGAAAAAGTGAAATTTGCATCCTTCTTCCCGAGTCCCAGAAGGAAACAGAATTGTCAGTGAATGCAACACCACCACCTGCGCCTCCGCCGCAAAGTTCGCAGGAGTTACCAGACTGTGTGAGACCTGCCAGGAGGACGCAGCTTCCAGACA aCCCTGTTATTCTCTACACTGTGGTGGATCACGTACTGCCATCTCGGTGGAAAGAGTTTGTGAGGCGTCTGGGTCTGAGCGACTATGATCTAGAGCGAACTGAGATGGAGCATCGGTGTTTTCGAGACGCCCAGTATGAAATGCTTAGACTGTGGAAACTGCAGATGGGCCATGCTGCAACTGTGGAGCACATCAGCTGTGTTCTCAACCAGATGGAGCTGAGTGGCTGCAGTGAAGCTATTCAAGAGGCTTTGTTGAACCAGAACTCTCCACAACCTTGCAGCCTCCACAGACATCTTTAA